One Actinoplanes missouriensis 431 DNA segment encodes these proteins:
- a CDS encoding nuclear transport factor 2 family protein has protein sequence MEREDRIRKYYELVDGGDVPGLVELFAPDAVYRRPGYDPLVGRDELTRFYSDQRVIRDGRHRLSEVVVQGDSGAVHGTFEGTLKNGSVVALRFADFFTFSDGGPFRSRDTFFFVQLV, from the coding sequence ATGGAAAGGGAAGACCGTATACGGAAGTACTACGAACTGGTGGACGGCGGCGACGTACCCGGGCTCGTGGAACTCTTCGCCCCGGACGCCGTCTACCGCCGTCCCGGCTACGATCCGCTGGTCGGGCGGGACGAGCTGACCCGCTTCTACAGCGACCAGCGGGTGATCAGGGACGGCCGGCACCGCCTGTCCGAGGTGGTGGTGCAGGGTGACAGCGGGGCGGTGCACGGCACCTTCGAGGGCACTCTGAAGAACGGCAGTGTGGTCGCGTTGCGGTTCGCCGACTTCTTCACGTTCTCCGACGGCGGCCCGTTCCGCAGCCGTGACACGTTCTTCTTCGTCCAACTTGTCTGA
- a CDS encoding branched-chain amino acid aminotransferase: MRFGEHFTEHLVSATWQEATGWTGPPRLGPFGPLTISPAMVGLHYGQVVFEGLKAYRWQDGTLAVFRPDAHARRFQRSAERMAMPHLPEEYFLQAVDAFVATDGTALPAGDPALSLYLRPVMFASEACLALRPSREYTFLLMGFVTGGFFSDEPNPIAVLVSREYSRAAPGGTGQAKAAGNYAGAFLAQQAAVDAGCDQVVWVDAAEQRWIEELGGMNIFFVRGSGPGATVVTPALTGTLLPGVTRDSLLTLARERGYPVSEERISVEQWRDECRSGLITETFACGTAAVVTPVGRVVDGGTTWHVGDEKPGPVTLELRQALIDLHLGWTADSHGWSRLIS, from the coding sequence ATGCGGTTCGGTGAGCACTTCACAGAGCACCTGGTGTCGGCGACCTGGCAGGAGGCGACCGGGTGGACCGGGCCGCCCCGGCTCGGGCCGTTCGGCCCGCTGACGATCAGTCCCGCCATGGTCGGCCTGCACTACGGCCAGGTCGTGTTCGAGGGTCTCAAGGCGTACCGGTGGCAGGACGGCACGCTCGCGGTGTTCCGGCCTGACGCTCACGCCCGCCGGTTCCAGCGGTCCGCTGAACGCATGGCGATGCCGCACCTGCCCGAGGAGTACTTCCTGCAGGCGGTGGACGCGTTCGTTGCCACCGACGGCACCGCCCTGCCGGCCGGCGATCCCGCACTCAGCCTCTACCTGCGGCCGGTGATGTTCGCGAGCGAAGCCTGCCTGGCGTTGCGGCCGTCCCGGGAGTACACGTTCCTGCTGATGGGTTTCGTCACCGGCGGGTTCTTCTCCGACGAGCCGAACCCGATCGCGGTTCTGGTGAGCCGTGAGTATTCGCGGGCCGCTCCGGGCGGGACCGGTCAGGCCAAGGCCGCCGGGAACTATGCGGGAGCGTTCCTGGCCCAGCAGGCGGCGGTCGACGCCGGCTGTGATCAGGTCGTCTGGGTGGACGCGGCCGAGCAGCGCTGGATCGAGGAGCTCGGCGGCATGAACATCTTCTTCGTGCGGGGCAGCGGGCCCGGCGCGACGGTGGTGACGCCGGCGCTCACCGGCACGCTGCTCCCGGGAGTCACCCGGGATTCGCTGCTGACCCTCGCGCGGGAACGGGGTTATCCGGTCAGCGAGGAGCGGATCTCGGTCGAGCAGTGGCGTGACGAGTGCCGGTCCGGGCTGATCACCGAAACGTTCGCGTGCGGCACCGCCGCGGTGGTCACCCCTGTCGGCCGGGTCGTCGACGGCGGCACCACATGGCATGTCGGCGACGAGAAACCCGGACCGGTCACCTTGGAACTGCGGCAGGCCCTGATCGATCTGCACCTGGGCTGGACCGCCGACTCCCACGGCTGGAGCCGGCTGATCTCCTGA
- a CDS encoding thioesterase II family protein encodes MGSWFGRDVTPAAAAQLFCLPHAGAGASTYRQWQALAGPEVAVVPVRLPARESRFGEPPIRSAAAMADALLHPLMDRAGERRFALFGHSMGALLGYELAQRLTRLGRPPAHLVVSGYAAPHLSSPSGEGTVHQLSDPDLVDHLKALDGTAGEVLNEPKLLELLLPVIRADYELCETYRYPGHPPLPVPITALGGTEDPDLGEGRLQAWRELTTAAFTVVPFTGGHFYLNEHLDEVVGIARDASLRN; translated from the coding sequence GTGGGTAGCTGGTTCGGGCGTGACGTGACGCCGGCGGCGGCGGCGCAACTGTTCTGCCTGCCGCACGCCGGTGCCGGTGCTTCGACCTACCGGCAGTGGCAGGCTTTGGCCGGCCCGGAGGTCGCGGTGGTGCCGGTGCGGCTGCCGGCCCGTGAGTCCCGGTTCGGGGAACCGCCGATCCGGTCCGCCGCCGCCATGGCCGACGCCCTGCTTCACCCGCTGATGGACCGGGCCGGGGAACGGCGGTTCGCGCTGTTCGGGCACAGCATGGGTGCGCTGCTCGGGTACGAGCTGGCGCAGCGGCTGACCCGGCTCGGCAGGCCTCCGGCGCATCTGGTCGTCTCCGGATATGCGGCCCCGCACCTTTCCTCGCCGTCGGGAGAGGGCACGGTGCACCAGCTCAGCGATCCGGACCTGGTGGATCACCTCAAAGCCCTTGACGGTACGGCCGGCGAGGTGCTGAACGAACCGAAGCTGCTCGAACTCCTGCTGCCGGTCATCCGCGCCGACTACGAGCTGTGCGAGACCTACCGCTATCCGGGCCATCCACCGCTTCCGGTGCCGATCACCGCGCTGGGCGGCACCGAGGATCCGGATCTCGGCGAGGGACGGCTCCAGGCGTGGCGCGAACTGACCACCGCGGCGTTCACCGTCGTGCCGTTCACCGGTGGCCACTTCTATCTCAACGAACACCTCGACGAGGTCGTCGGCATCGCCCGCGACGCGTCACTGCGGAACTGA
- a CDS encoding DUF2277 domain-containing protein, whose product MCRSIHQLHNFEPPATTDEIHAAALQYVRKIAGSTRPSQANQEVFDQAVAAVTAATAALLDGLVTTAPPKDREVEAAKARARAEKRYAS is encoded by the coding sequence GTGTGTCGCAGCATCCACCAGTTGCACAACTTCGAGCCGCCCGCGACGACCGACGAGATCCACGCGGCAGCCCTGCAGTACGTCCGCAAGATCGCCGGTTCGACGCGGCCGTCGCAGGCCAACCAGGAGGTCTTCGACCAGGCGGTCGCCGCCGTGACGGCAGCGACCGCCGCGTTGCTGGACGGGCTGGTCACCACCGCTCCGCCCAAGGACCGGGAGGTGGAGGCGGCGAAGGCGCGGGCCCGGGCCGAGAAGCGGTACGCCTCCTAG
- a CDS encoding GGDEF domain-containing protein: MRLRIALLAGLVMASVVQFLHPFLPETAGLALSDVLIAVASGYAAVNYRSRARDTGNPPRIQLAFGCGAAACAAWSLSNVLFLLSVLGVSWAAAPAVVLSTVAAIGVPLAIVLAGPRLRGIAAARQLIDVAAVSGAFLALVGEFMPAGGGQTFSGYAVTIVVVLGVGAAVALVTLAGSVPGRRASAQQLLAFAALVQAVTLLVSVRNDVAGEPWYANGVGAGYVLGAFVMAASSRLAVSRPGVDGVERLVFSPWALLPYVPVATAVGVAAGRQLTDGELGPVLVWLLLSSFSLVLLRQFLTLITVGRLTVTLEQQREALAYQAHHDPLTGLLNRSAFDSRAAARLSAGYLEACAIIIDLDGFKPVNDTLGHAAGDDVLVTIGHRLTAELRGTDLVSRCGGDEFAILLIDAGPRAGILAERLLRRIAQPMIIQGHPVKVSASIGVAVTRRGERVGISALLRQADTAMYAAKAAGKSTVSRYESSAA; encoded by the coding sequence ATGCGACTGCGCATTGCGTTGCTGGCGGGCCTGGTCATGGCGTCTGTCGTGCAGTTTCTGCACCCGTTCCTGCCGGAAACGGCCGGATTGGCGCTCTCCGATGTGCTGATCGCGGTGGCCAGCGGGTATGCCGCCGTCAACTATCGCAGCCGGGCCCGGGACACCGGCAACCCGCCGCGGATCCAGCTCGCCTTCGGGTGCGGCGCAGCGGCCTGCGCGGCGTGGTCGCTCTCGAACGTGCTCTTCCTGCTCTCGGTGCTCGGCGTCTCCTGGGCCGCTGCCCCGGCGGTGGTGCTCTCCACGGTCGCCGCGATCGGCGTACCCCTGGCGATCGTCCTTGCCGGTCCGCGCCTGCGCGGCATCGCCGCGGCCCGGCAGCTGATCGACGTGGCGGCGGTCTCCGGGGCCTTCCTCGCGCTCGTCGGAGAGTTCATGCCGGCCGGGGGAGGGCAGACCTTCAGCGGGTACGCCGTGACGATCGTCGTCGTTCTCGGAGTCGGCGCCGCCGTGGCGCTGGTGACCCTCGCCGGTTCGGTCCCCGGCCGGCGGGCGAGCGCCCAGCAGCTCCTCGCGTTCGCCGCGCTGGTCCAGGCGGTGACGCTGCTCGTGTCGGTGCGCAACGACGTGGCGGGCGAACCCTGGTATGCGAACGGGGTCGGCGCCGGCTACGTGCTCGGCGCGTTCGTGATGGCGGCGTCCAGCCGGCTCGCCGTCTCCCGGCCCGGCGTCGACGGGGTGGAACGCCTGGTCTTCAGCCCGTGGGCGCTGCTGCCCTACGTCCCGGTCGCCACCGCGGTCGGCGTCGCCGCCGGCCGCCAGCTGACCGACGGCGAGCTCGGCCCGGTCCTGGTCTGGCTGCTGCTGAGCAGCTTCTCGCTGGTGCTGCTGCGCCAGTTCCTCACCCTGATCACGGTCGGCCGGCTCACCGTCACCCTGGAACAGCAGCGGGAGGCCCTCGCCTACCAGGCCCACCACGATCCGCTCACCGGCCTGCTCAACCGGTCCGCCTTCGACAGCCGCGCCGCCGCGCGCCTCTCCGCCGGCTACCTGGAAGCCTGCGCGATCATCATCGACCTGGACGGCTTCAAACCGGTCAACGACACCCTCGGGCACGCCGCCGGCGACGACGTGCTGGTCACGATCGGGCACCGGCTCACCGCCGAACTGCGCGGCACCGACCTGGTCAGCCGGTGCGGCGGCGACGAGTTCGCGATCCTGCTGATCGACGCCGGTCCGCGCGCCGGCATCCTCGCCGAACGCCTGCTGCGCCGCATCGCCCAGCCGATGATCATCCAGGGCCACCCGGTGAAGGTCAGCGCCAGCATCGGCGTCGCCGTGACCAGGCGCGGCGAGCGGGTCGGCATCAGCGCCCTGCTGCGCCAGGCCGACACCGCCATGTACGCCGCGAAGGCGGCCGGCAAGAGCACGGTGAGCCGCTACGAGTCGTCCGCCGCATAG